A single window of Xiphophorus hellerii strain 12219 chromosome 12, Xiphophorus_hellerii-4.1, whole genome shotgun sequence DNA harbors:
- the mthfd2 gene encoding bifunctional methylenetetrahydrofolate dehydrogenase/cyclohydrolase, mitochondrial — protein MVKRRFSARLGGGGGALSECFITSRWWCVSFLLRRSEMATIRTLRKLCQHVQHQVCSLHTSASRAEAVVISGRKLARQIREETRADVDQWVLAGNRRPHLSVILVGDNPASHSYVLNKTRAAADVGISSETILKHSEISEEELLDLIYKLNTDPGVDGLLVQLPLPEHIDERTICNAVAPNKDVDGFHVVNVGRMCLDQSTMLPATPWGVWEIIKRTGIPTFGKNVVVAGRSKNVGMPIAMLLHTDGQHERPGGDATVTISHRYTPKEQLCQHTKIADIVVAAAGIPNLITADMIKEGAAVIDVGINRVQDPVTGKSRLVGDVDFEAVKKKAGFVTPVPGGVGPMTVAMLMKNTVKAAKSVLLFPPERIRVAAAS, from the exons ATGGTCAAAAG ACGGTTCTCTGCCAGGCTCGGTGGGGGAGGAGGAGCTCTCAGTGAGTGTTTCATAACCAGCCGGTGGTGGTGTGTCTCCTTCCTTCTCAGAAGATCAGAAATGGCAACGATCAGGACTCTCAGGAAACTGTGCCAGCACGTCCAGCATCAAGTCTGTAGCCTGCACACGTCCGCCTCCAG GGCAGAGGCGGTGGTCATCTCAGGGAGGAAGCTGGCTCGTCAGATCCGGGAAGAAACCCGGGCCGATGTGGATCAGTGGGTCTTAGCCGGCAACAGGAGACCCCACCTGAGTGTCATTCTGGTTGGAGACAACCCAGCCAGCCACTCCTACGTTCTCAACAAGACTCGGGCTGCAGCCGACGTCG GAATCTCAAGTGAGACAATTCTCAAACACTCAGAGATCAGCGAGGAGGAGTTACTGGACCTAATCTATAAACTCAACACAGACCCTGGTGTGGACGGCCTGCTGGTCCAGCTGCCTCTGCCAG AGCACATTGACGAGCGCACGATCTGCAATGCAGTGGCTCCTAACAAGGATGTGGACGGCTTCCACGTAGTCAACGTTGGCCGAATGTGCCTGGATCAGTCCACCATGCTCCCTGCCACTCCCTGGGGAGTCTGGGAAATTATCAAACGCACAG GTATTCCTACCTTTGGGAAGAATGTTGTAGTTGCCGGACGCTCCAAGAATGTGGGCATGCCCATTGCCATGTTACTGCACACAGACGGGCAACATGAGAGGCCTGGAG GCGATGCCACAGTCACTATTTCTCACCGTTACACTCCAAAGGAACAGCTTTGCCAGCACACTAAAATAGCTGACATTGTTGTGGCTGCTGCAG GAATTCCCAACCTGATCACAGCGGACATGATCAAAGAGGGAGCTGCTGTGATCGACGTTGGAATAAACAGAGTGCAGGACCCTGTCACTGGAAAGAGCAGGCTGGTTGGAGATGTGGATTTTGAAG CTGTGAAGAAGAAGGCTGGGTTCGTCACCCCTGTTCCCGGAGGCGTCGGACCCATGACCGTGGCCATGCTCATGAAGAACACCGTCAAAGCTGCTAAAAGTGTCCTGCTGTTTCCCCCAGAGAGGATCCGTGTGGCTGCCGCATCCTAA